One part of the Pseudopipra pipra isolate bDixPip1 chromosome 3, bDixPip1.hap1, whole genome shotgun sequence genome encodes these proteins:
- the LOC135410663 gene encoding small basic protein 1-like gives MRVLCLLFAVFLLFSLATPGQGQPKSSCDGYCSYLCGKTDEWTFSPSCGKMYCCIPSPKKGK, from the exons ATGAGGGTGCTCTGCCTGCTCTTTGCTGTGTTCCTGCTTTTTTCGTTGGCCACCCCAG ggcaggggcagcccaaGAGCTCTTGTGACGGGTACTGCTCCTACTTGTGTGGCAAAACCGACGAGTGGACCTTCAGCCCCTCCTGTGGGAAGATGTACTGCTGCATCCCCTCacccaaaaagggaaaatga
- the LOC135410664 gene encoding cygnin-like: MKFLYLVFAVFLLVSLATPGYGKVLKTCANLGYCSNQCSKVDTWSYSADCKNYCCIPPVWKGK; the protein is encoded by the exons ATGAAATTCCTGTACCTTGTCTTCGCTGTTTTCCTCCTGGTCTCCCTGGCCACTCCAG GCTATGGGAAGGTCCTGAAGACCTGTGCCAACCTGGGGTACTGCTCCAACCAGTGCTCCAAGGTGGACACCTGGTCCTACTCCGCTGACTGCAAGAACTACTGCTGCATCCCACCTGTCTGGAAGGGGAAATAG